One genomic segment of Aythya fuligula isolate bAytFul2 chromosome 5, bAytFul2.pri, whole genome shotgun sequence includes these proteins:
- the NFKBIA gene encoding NF-kappa-B inhibitor alpha, with the protein MLSARLAAEPPAAEGCEQPRKERPAGLLPPDDRHDSGLDSMKEEEYRQLVRELEDIRLQPREQPARPHGWAQQLTEDGDTFLHLAIIHEEKALSLEVIRQTSGDRAFLNFQNNLSQTPLHLAVITDQPEIAEHLLKAGCDLDIRDFRGNTPLHIACQQGSLRSVSVLTQYCQPHHLLAVLQATNYNGHTCLHLASIQGYLAVVEYLLSLGADVNAQEPCNGRTALHLAVDLQNSELVSLLVKHGADVNKVTYQGYSPYQLTWGRDNSSIQEQLKQLTTADLQMLPESEDEESSESEPEFTEDELMYDDCCIGGRQLAF; encoded by the exons ATGCTGAGCGCCCGCCTGGCCGCCGAGCCGCCCGCCGCGGAGGGCTGCGAGCAGCCCCGCAAGGAGCGGCCGGCCGGGCTGCTGCCGCCCGACGACCGCCACGACAGCGGGCTGGACTCCATGAAGGAGGAGGAGTACCGGCAGCTGGTGCGGGAGCTGGAGGACATCCGCCTGCAGCCCCGCGAGCAGCCCGCCCGCCCGCACGGCTGGGCGCAGCAGCTGACCGAGGACGGGGACAC TTTTCTCCACTTGGCGATTATCCACGAAGAAAAAGCCCTCAGCCTGGAGGTGATCCGGCAGACCAGCGGGGACCGTGCCTTCCTGAATTTCCAGAACAACCTCAGCCAG ACTCCCCTTCACCTGGCAGTAATCACTGATCAGCCCGAAATCGCTGAGCACCTCCTGAAAGCTGGATGCGACCTGGACATCAGGGACTTCCGAGGAAACACCCCGCTCCATATTGCCTGCCAGCAGGGATCCCTCAGAAGCGTCAGCGTCCTCACGCAGTACTGCCAGCCCCACCACCTCCTCGCTGTCCTGCAGGCAACCAACTACAATG GACATACGTGTCTCCATTTGGCATCTATTCAAGGATATCTGGCAGTTGTCGAATACCTGCTGTCCTTGGGAGCAGACGTAAATGCTCAG GAGCCATGCAATGGCAGAACAGCGTTGCACTTGGCCGTGGACCTGCAGAATTCAGAGCTGGTGTCACTTTTGGTGAAGCACGGGGCAGACGTGAACAAAGTGACCTACCAGGGCTACTCCCCTTACCAGCTCACGTGGGGAAGAGACAACTCCAGCATACAGGAACAGCTGAAGCAGCTGACCACAGCTGATCTGCAGATGTTGCCCGAAAGCGAGGATGAGGAGAGCAGTGAATCTGAGCCCGAGTTCACAGAGGATGAA